In Lotus japonicus ecotype B-129 chromosome 5, LjGifu_v1.2, one genomic interval encodes:
- the LOC130721335 gene encoding protein SCARECROW-like — protein sequence MMKLGFEVLHANPNIMIRPHMHETWDYPNIADHHLPPPPTPSNPPYPKPSSTENHCINFTQNNEVCDWVEHITKHLVEDIPDTTSDSNLLPNNLFPSQLSHNFNPRKSTCVYDPTSSSNNFNLIQTNTIIPVLDHNNHSNIAHDHELTLITLLMECAVAISVENLIEAHKMLLELTQVASPYKPSCAERVVAYFAKAMASRVMNSMLGVCSPLIDHRTIHSALQVFNNMSPFIKFAHFTSNQAILEAVNRCGSIHIIDLDIMQGLQWPPFFHILATRIEGPPEVRMTGMGSSMELLVETGKNLTNFARRLGISLKFNPVVTKFGEVDVSILKARPGETLAVHWLQHSLYDATGPDWKTLRLLEELEPRIITLVEQDVNHGGAFLDRFVGSLHYYSTLFDSLGACLHSDDDRRHSVEHGLLSREINNILAIGGPARSGEDKFRQWRSELARNCCFVQVPMSVNSMAQAQLILNMFSPALGYSLAQVDGTLRLGWKDTSLYTASAWTCGGGASR from the coding sequence ATGATGAAATTGGGATTTGAAGTCCTTCATGCAAATCCAAACATCATGATTCGTCCCCACATGCATGAAACTTGGGACTACCCAAACATTGCTGATCATCACTTGCCACCACCTCCAACCCCATCAAACCCACCATATCCAAAACCATCATCAACTGAAAACCACTGCATAAACTTTACACAGAATAATGAGGTGTGTGATTGGGTGGAGCATATTACCAAACACCTTGTTGAGGACATACCAGACACCACTTCTGATAGCAACTTACTACCCAACAACCTTTTCCCTTCACAGCTTTCACACAATTTCAATCCAAGAAAATCCACATGTGTTTATGACCCCACAAGCAGCAGCAACAATTTCAATCTCATTCAAACAAACACAATCATCCCAGTTTTAGATCATAATAACCATAGCAATATTGCTCATGATCATGAGTTAACCCTGATAACCCTTCTAATGGAGTGTGCAGTTGCAATCTCTGTTGAAAACCTCATTGAGGCTCATAAAATGTTGCTGGAACTAACACAAGTGGCTTCACCTTACAAACCATCATGTGCTGAGCGTGTTGTTGCCTATTTTGCAAAGGCCATGGCTAGTAGAGTGATGAACTCCATGCTTGGGGTGTGTTCCCCTTTGATTGATCACAGGACCATTCACTCTGCACTCCAAGTGTTCAACAATATGTCTCCTTTCATAAAGTTTGCTCATTTCACCTCCAACCAGGCCATCCTCGAAGCGGTGAATCGCTGCGGCAGCATTCACATCATTGACTTGGACATCATGCAGGGGCTGCAGTGGCCACCCTTCTTCCACATCCTCGCCACCCGAATCGAGGGTCCCCCGGAGGTTCGGATGACCGGCATGGGGAGCTCAATGGAGCTCCTTGTTGAGACAGGGAAAAACCTCACCAACTTTGCAAGAAGGCTTGGCATATCCTTAAAGTTCAACCCTGTTGTGACAAAGTTTGGGGAAGTTGATGTTTCAATTTTGAAAGCAAGGCCTGGTGAGACACTTGCAGTGCACTGGTTGCAGCACTCTTTGTATGATGCAACTGGTCCTGATTGGAAAACACTGAGGCTTCTTGAGGAGTTGGAGCCAAGAATCATCACTTTGGTGGAGCAAGATGTTAACCATGGAGGGGCTTTCTTGGACCGTTTTGTTGGCTCCTTGCACTACTATTCCACCCTCTTTGATTCCCTTGGAGCATGTTTGCATAGTGATGATGATAGAAGGCACAGTGTGGAGCATGGTCTTCTGTCTAGGGAGATCAACAATATATTGGCCATTGGAGGCCCTGCGAGGAGTGGTGAAGACAAGTTTAGGCAGTGGAGGAGTGAGCTAGCTAGGAATTGCTGCTTTGTGCAGGTTCCAATGAGTGTGAATTCAATGGCTCAAGCTCAGTTGATATTGAACATGTTTTCACCTGCTCTTGGGTATAGCCTTGCACAAGTTGATGGCACATTAAGGCTTGGATGGAAGGATACTAGCTTGTACACAGCTTCTGCATGGACCTGTGGTGGCGGTGCTTCTAGGTAG
- the LOC130716833 gene encoding uncharacterized protein LOC130716833, translated as MDSARSWLQKFQPRDKMKSKKKDEDGGGGDRDLSAPVDEASLSSDTKQKVAAAKQYIENHYKEQMKNLQERKERRTFLEKKLADADVSEEDQNNLLKFLEKKETEYMRLQRHKMGVEDFELLTMIGRGAFGEVRVCREKTTGNVYAMKKLKKSEMLRRGQVEHVKAERNLLAEVDSNCIVKLYCSFQDDEYLYLIMEYLPGGDMMTLLMRKDTLTEDEARFYVAETILAIESIHIHNYIHRDIKPDNLLLDKYGHLKLSDFGLCKPLDCSTLEEKDFSGGPNVNGSTQNNESSAPKRTQQEQLQNWQKNRRTLAYSTVGTPDYIAPEVLLKKGYGMECDWWSLGAIMYEMLVGYPPFYSDEPMATCRKIVNWRSYLKFPEEAMLSPKAKGLISRLLCNVNQRLGSKGADEIKAHAFFEGVEWDKLYQMEAAFIPEVNDELDTQNFEKFDETDNQSQSSRRAGPWRKMLSSKDLNFVGYTYKNFEIVNDYQVPGMAELKKKPSKSKRPSIKSLFDSESEISEGSEISDTSASNRPTQGSFLNLLPPKAEPSHSARNLPPKY; from the exons ATGGATTCTGCAAGGAGCTGGCTTCAGAAGTTCCAGCCTCGAGATAAAATGAAGTCAAAGAAGAAGGAtgaggatggtggtggtggggatCGAGATTTGAGTGCACCCGTGGATGAAGCGTCTCTTTCGAGTGACACGAAGCAGAAGGTTGCAGCGGCAAAGCAGTATATTGAAAATCATTACAAGGAGCAGATGAAGAACCTTCAGGAGAGGAAGGAGCG GCGAACCTTCTTGGAAAAGAAGTTGGCTGATGCTGATGTCTCTGAAGAGGATCAAAACAACCTGCTTAAGTTTTTAGAGAAAAAGGAAACTGAATATATGCGCCTTCAGAGGCACAAGATGGGGGTTGAGGATTTTGAGTTATTGACTATGATTGGAAGAGGTGCATTTGGGGAG GTCAGAGTCTGTAGGGAGAAGACGACTGGTAATGTATATGCAATGAAAAAGCTAAAGAAATCAGAGATGCTTCGCCGAGGCCAG gttgAACATGTCAAAGCGGAAAGGAATCTCCTTGCAGAGGTTGACAGCAATTGCATAGTCAAACTTTATTGTTCTTTCCAGGATGATGAGTATCTGTATCTTATCATGGAGTATCTACCGGGTGGAGATATGATGACTCTACTTATGAGAAAGGATACCTTGACTGAAGATGAAGCCAGATTTTATGTAGCAGAAACAATTCTGGCTATTGAATCTATACACATACACAATTATATACATAG GGATATCAAGCCTGACAACTTATTACTTGATAAATACGGGCACTTGAAACTGTCAGATTTTGGACTTTGTAAACCATTAGATTGTAGTACACTTGAAGAAAAGGATTTTTCCGGGGGTCCGAATGTGAATGGATCTACACAGAATAATGAGAGTTCAGCTCCAAAACGTACACAACAGGAACAACTGCAAAACTGGCAAAAAAACAGGAGGACACTT GCTTATTCCACAGTGGGTACACCAGATTATATTGCTCCAGAAGTTCTTTTGAAGAAAGGTTATGGAATGGAGTGTGATTG GTGGTCACTTGGAGCTATTATGTATGAAATGTTGGTGGGATATCCACCTTTTTATTCTGATGAGCCAATGGCAACATGTAGAAAG ATAGTGAACTGGAGATCTTACTTGAAATTTCCTGAAGAAGCTATGCTATCCCCAAAAGCTAAAGGGCTTATTAGTAGACTTTTGTGTAATGTCAACCAGAGGCTGGGGTCAAAAGGTGCTGATGAAATAAAG GCTCATGCCTTCTTCGAAGGTGTTGAATGGGATAAGCTGTATCAAATGGAAGCTGCATTTATTCCTGAGGTCAATGATGAGTTAGATACTCAGAATTTCGAAAAGTTTGATGAG ACTGACAACCAAAGTCAATCATCAAGAAGAGCTGGTCCATGGAGGAAG ATGCTTTCGTCCAAGGACTTGAATTTTGTTGGATACACGTACAAGAACTTCGAAATTGTCAATGATTACCAAGTTCCTGGGATGG CTGAACTGAAGAAGAAACCGTCCAAATCAAAGAGACCATCCATCAAGTCACTTTTTG ATTCTGAGTCGGAGATATCAGAGGGATCTGAGATTTCTGATACATCTGCTAGTAACAGACCTACTCAAGGAAGCTTTTTAAATCTCTTGCCACCCAAAGCAGAGCCATCTCATAGCGCGAGGAATCTTCCTCCAAAATACTAA
- the LOC130716691 gene encoding putative FBD-associated F-box protein At5g56820, which yields MDLLDGCSALEDLEIFVISFHEYPEVLEIDDRNLPKLVKATVLFCGALYIPVKAFRNVQFLTLDECEDTDIHVFPNLIHMEFFFNCSIKWSVVLDMLNHCPKLQTVVFELQIYDDNDEVWPDPGFVPECFSSHLNKCYIKGYTGEECQMRFVRYVMQNSTSLRTMIICSRYDQNHERRLEVITELASYTRSSAVCELLFK from the exons ATGGACCTTCTTGATGGGTGTTCAGCTCTTGAAGATTTGGAAatatttgttatttcttttcatGAATATCCTGAAGTTTTGGAAATAGATGACAGAAATTTACCCAAGTTGGTCAAAGCAACGGTTTTGTTTTGTGGCGCTTTGTATATTCCTGTGAAAGCTTTTCGCAATGTACAGTTTCTGACCTTAGACGAG TGCGAAGATACGGACATTCATGTATTTCCCAATTTAATTCATATGGAGTTCTTCTTTAACTGCTCTATTAAATGGAGTGTTGTGCTTGATATGCTCAATCACTGTCCTAAGCTTCAAACTGTTGTCTTTGAACTACAGATTTATGATGATAATGATGAGGTTTGGCCAGACCCAGGTTTTGTTCCTGAATGCTTTTCTTCGCATCTTAATAAATGCTATATTAAAGGTTATACCGGAGAGGAATGTCAGATGAGATTTGTAAGATATGTTATGCAAAACTCAACTTCGTTACGTACCATGATCATTTGCAGTCGCTATGACCAAAATCATGAGAGAAGGCTTGAAGTGATTACAGAATTGGCCTCATACACAAGGAGTTCTGCAGTTTGTGAACTTTTATTTAAGTGA